Part of the Chloroflexia bacterium SDU3-3 genome is shown below.
CGAGCAGGCCGTCGGCTTCATGCCTGCCCAACTCACCACGCCGCTGATCACCCGCTACCGCACCTTCCTCCAGCACACCCAGCAGCTGCGCCCCGCCACGATCAACCGCAGCCTCATGAGCATCAAGGGCTACACGAGCTGGGCGGCGGCCACCGGCCAGCTCGCCCACGACCCTGCCCAGGTGGTCAAGCTCATCCCCATGATGCCCAGCACCCCGCGCCACCTCAGTGACACCGAGGTCGAGGCGCTGATCGCCGCTGCGCTTGCCCACGGCTCGCTGCGCGACCAGACCATCCTCACCGTGATGCTGCATACCGGCGTGCGCGCCCACGAGATCTGCCGCCTGGAGCGCCGCCACATCACGCTGGGCAAGCGCAGCGGTACCCTGGCCATCTATGGGAAACGCAACAAGTACCGCGAGGTGCCACTCAACCAGACCGCCCGTGCCCA
Proteins encoded:
- a CDS encoding tyrosine-type recombinase/integrase; protein product: MSAKESAPMKRPSKPTLSAPGTTQLQAYATALASHADLSPVTVRNYLSDLQQFAAWCEATWAEHAEQAVGFMPAQLTTPLITRYRTFLQHTQQLRPATINRSLMSIKGYTSWAAATGQLAHDPAQVVKLIPMMPSTPRHLSDTEVEALIAAALAHGSLRDQTILTVMLHTGVRAHEICRLERRHITLGKRSGTLAIYGKRNKYREVPLNQTARAQLRSYLATHPEAARWVFCSTKTGQALTERALGYLVAKYASHARLNAVHPHDLRHRFGYQMAARVPLHRLAQIMGHDSL